The genomic segment CCCTCTGGTCATCGTCTGCTTCGCTTCCCCCGGTGGCGATCGAGATTGAGGGAGACGGGACCGCTTCCCTGGATATCTGGATCGAGCAACGGGAGCATCTTGTCCGGAAACATGTGAATTGGATACAGGTCCATTGTGAGACGGCCCAGGAAGTCCTCGACACGATACTTGTAGCATACCGAGTCCAGGAGACGGTCGGATTGCCCGTCATGATCGTCCTTGATGAATCATCTCTGGATCGTTTCCCTGAACCGGTGAACATTCCGTCTCAGAAATACGTTGACCGTTTCCTGCCGACCCTCATGAGAGAATATCGTCCCGTTATAAAAGAATCAGCACTCCTGCAATTTCGTCTGCTCCCCGGTGATTCCGGTGAATCGGGATCTCTCGTTGATGCATCCACGGAACGTGTGCTGGTTCGATTTGAGGAGATCGAAGAATATTTTATGAATGTTTTTCAAAGGTCCTATGCTGCCGCGGAGGCGGTCAACTGTGATGACGCGGATATCATCCTGGTAACGGCGGGGATGACGGCCGACACGGCCCGCCGGGTCGTTGAAGCATTGCGGGCGAAAGGCGAAAAGGCGGGACTTCTCAGGGTCAGGCTCCTGCGTCCCTTTCCTGCTGACCTCATCCGCCGAACACTTGCGCCGGCACGGAAAGTCGCCGTCGTCGACCGGGACGCTTCTCTTGACGCACGGAACAGGATAATGAAGGAAGTTGACGCGGCTCTTCATGGTAACGTGCCCGTGCCTGCCGTTTTTCCCTATGTTGCAGGGATCGGGGGTCGCACGGTGGGTGCCGGTGA from the Deltaproteobacteria bacterium genome contains:
- the porA gene encoding pyruvate ferredoxin oxidoreductase, which produces MVHELNVSQAISEALRLASVSIISMCSVTQRTDLVGTLSHGCMQNRLQARLLPVESVRGALAVSMEAARAGIRSFAVTYNRGLSLMREYALWSSSASLPPVAIEIEGDGTASLDIWIEQREHLVRKHVNWIQVHCETAQEVLDTILVAYRVQETVGLPVMIVLDESSLDRFPEPVNIPSQKYVDRFLPTLMREYRPVIKESALLQFRLLPGDSGESGSLVDASTERVLVRFEEIEEYFMNVFQRSYAAAEAVNCDDADIILVTAGMTADTARRVVEALRAKGEKAGLLRVRLLRPFPADLIRRTLAPARKVAVVDRDASLDARNRIMKEVDAALHGNVPVPAVFPYVAGIGGRTVGAGELEDIYWRTKREDQPDGEGIWLDARMTSKWNSV